A section of the Proteiniborus ethanoligenes genome encodes:
- a CDS encoding class I SAM-dependent methyltransferase, translating into MKKLRSKLKDVEGGKVLDVATRDGAFIMKLKDGLKSYTEIIGIDNDEEIIEKNNKTNTYPNIKYLVMDAENMDFEDNTFDMVCMSNTLHHLPNKNKMLSEMKRVLKPGGIFIISELFSEEQSPAQMTHVMLHELGGLIDTLLGEHHSKTLKKQETIDLIKNMGIQIDEIFEDYETDEGIHKRLIERVHKLPQKVAKIKDYPEFDKFMKMAEDVKKNFDNFGIERSTQLVIMGRL; encoded by the coding sequence TGTAGCAACTAGGGATGGAGCATTTATTATGAAGCTTAAAGACGGGCTTAAAAGCTATACTGAAATAATAGGTATAGATAATGATGAAGAGATAATTGAGAAAAACAATAAAACAAATACTTATCCTAACATAAAATACTTGGTGATGGATGCAGAAAACATGGATTTTGAAGATAATACCTTCGATATGGTGTGCATGTCAAATACCCTTCATCATTTACCTAATAAGAATAAAATGCTTTCTGAAATGAAAAGAGTATTAAAACCAGGCGGTATATTTATTATAAGTGAACTATTTAGTGAAGAACAATCACCTGCTCAGATGACACATGTAATGCTACATGAACTAGGGGGACTTATAGATACATTGTTAGGAGAACATCATAGTAAGACACTTAAAAAGCAGGAAACAATTGATTTAATTAAAAATATGGGAATACAAATAGATGAGATTTTTGAAGATTATGAAACTGACGAGGGGATACATAAGAGATTAATTGAAAGAGTTCATAAGCTACCACAAAAAGTAGCTAAGATTAAGGATTATCCTGAATTTGATAAATTTATGAAAATGGCTGAAGATGTAAAGAAAAACTTTGACAACTTTGGCATAGAAAGAAGCACACAGCTAGTTATTATGGGTAGATTATAG